Within the Gracilinema caldarium DSM 7334 genome, the region GAAATGCTCAGCAAGTAACAGCATTGTACCCCTGGGGGAATGTCCCCTAGGGGGCAAAAAGCTCATCTATATAAAAAACGGGAATTTCATTAATTTTTTTTTCCAGGAATCATCGTTGGTTATAATGCAGTCAGCCCCATAAGAGAGAGCAGTAGCAACTTGAATTGCATCGGGCGTTTTAAGATTATAAGCACAACGAATTCGAGCTGTTTCTTCTGCACATTGAACGGTAAAGGGTAGTAATGAAAGATGTTTAGAAAAGGTAAAATATGCCCGATATTTTTCCATCAATCTGGTATCCCCTGTCTTTAAGGGTTTTGTAATTATTTCCATATAGGTGATAAGACTCGTTACAATTTGTTGCTT harbors:
- a CDS encoding type II toxin-antitoxin system VapC family toxin, with translation MDTAPFIYFFEDHPVYADPLEMLFRQVERGKQQIVTSLITYMEIITKPLKTGDTRLMEKYRAYFTFSKHLSLLPFTVQCAEETARIRCAYNLKTPDAIQVATALSYGADCIITNDDSWKKKLMKFPFFI